From the Actinomycetota bacterium genome, the window TGCCCGGCGAGGGTGGCCGCGTCCAGCTCGTGCAGGTCGCGCTGGGTGGGGCGGCCGAAGTCGACGGCCACGTGGTCGACCCCGGTGAGGATCAGCAGCACCTCGGCGCCCAGCCGGGTCGCCAGCAGCGCCGAGGCCAGGTCCTTGTCGACCACCGCCTCGACCCCGGCCAGGGAGCCGTCGGCCGCCCGGACCACCGGGATCCCGCCGCCGCCGGCCGCGACCACCACCGCGCCCGTGGCCAGCAGGGCCTCGATGGCCGGCTGCTCCACGATCTCCCGCGGCTCGGGCGAGGGGACCACCCGGCGCCAGCCCCGGCCGGCGTCCTCCTTCATCGCCCAGCCGTGCCGGTCCATCCGCCGGCGGGCCTCGGCCTCGTCGTAGAAGCCGCCGATCGGCTTGGAGGGGGAGCGGAACGCCGGGTCGCCGGGGTCGACCACCGTGCGGGTGACCACGGTGACGGTGGCCCGCCGCACCCCGGCCTGGCCGAAGGCGTTGTCAAGGCACTGCTGGAGCATGAAGCCCATGCCGCCCTGGGTGTCGGCCACGCAGGTGTCGAGGGGCAGCCGGGGCAGCACGCCGGCGGCCAGGTCGCTGCGGAGCAGCAGGTTGCCGACCTGGGGGCCGTTGCCGTGGGTCACGACCAGCGGCCGCTCGGTGAGGTGGGCGAGATGGTGGGCCGTCTCCATGGTCGCCCGGTACTGGGCCGGGATGGGGCTGGCGCCCCCCGGTGGGGAGATGGCGTTCCCGCCCAGGGCCACCACGACAAGTTGCTCGCGCACGCGCTCCTCCTGGCGACTTCCGGGCGGCGCGCCGCTGCGTCGCCCGGAACAGCAAGGCTATCAGCCGAGCGGCAGTCCCCAGAGGGCGAACCAGCGGGCCAGCTCCGGCTCGATCGGCAGGTCGCCGCCAAGGGTCGCCTTGACCCGCAGCTCCAGCTCGTTGTCGCGCCGCTCCCCGTCCAGCGGGGCGAACGGGTAGAAGGTGCCCCGCTTGTACAGGTAGACGAGGTGGAACGGCCGCCCAGAGGGGCTTCCCGGGGGGTTGTCCTGGAGCCCCCCGGACCCCCGGTCGCGGAAGGCGAACACCGAGCAGAGCAGCTGGGGGCCGAAGCCGTACTGCTCCAGGGTCGAGTTGACCAGGTGGACGCTGGTCACCAGGTCCTCCATCTCCGGGTCGGCCAGCACCACCCAGCGGTAGCCGTAGCGGTCGTCGCTGACCTCCAGGGTCGACCCGGCCTCGGTGACGGCCAGCTCCAGCAGGCCCTTCAGCTCCTCGGAGGCGGCCGCGAACCCCTGCCCGGAGGCCGGCTTGAAGCAGACCGCGGCCTGCCCGGTGGGGCGCATCCCGGCCGCCGCCTCCAGGGTGATGGCCGCGCCCGTCACCCCGAACAGGGCG encodes:
- the arcC gene encoding carbamate kinase — protein: MREQLVVVALGGNAISPPGGASPIPAQYRATMETAHHLAHLTERPLVVTHGNGPQVGNLLLRSDLAAGVLPRLPLDTCVADTQGGMGFMLQQCLDNAFGQAGVRRATVTVVTRTVVDPGDPAFRSPSKPIGGFYDEAEARRRMDRHGWAMKEDAGRGWRRVVPSPEPREIVEQPAIEALLATGAVVVAAGGGGIPVVRAADGSLAGVEAVVDKDLASALLATRLGAEVLLILTGVDHVAVDFGRPTQRDLHELDAATLAGHLADGQFAPGSMLPKVQAVLRFLAHGGRRAVITTPELSEKALAGEIGTQVTP